Part of the Candidatus Binataceae bacterium genome, GGCGAAGCACCGCCGTCAAGTTGATGTTCAATTCAACGTAAGTCGAAGAACAGAAGTTCCGCCGGTTCGAGAGCTTTGAGCTCGAGTCCTGATTCATCGCTGATGGCGGCGCCGTCGCCTTCGCCGAGCCTCGAATCGCCGAGCCTGACCGCGCCGCGCGCTACCTGTAGCCATCCGAAGCGTCCCGGCTTGATCTGCTTCGCGACCGATTCTCCAGCGGCGAGCGTCGCAACCGAAATCTCCACATCCTGATGCACCGTGAGCTCGTTGCCGTGAGCATCCCGCGATGCGAGCTCGATAAACTTGCCGCGTGACGAATCGTGATCGAACGAACGCTGCTCGTAGCCCGGCTTGAGCCCTGCTTTTTCCGGCAAGATCCAGATTTGCAGGAAGTGCACCGGCTTATCGCGCGACGGATTGAATTCGCTGTGCATGATTCCCGTGCCCGCCGACATCCTCTGCACTTCGCCCGGACGAATCACCGAGCCGTTACCGAGGCTGTCGCGATGCTGGAGCTCGCCGTCGAGGACGTAGGTAACGATTTCCATGTCGCGGTGGCCGTGGGTTGCGAAACCGCCGGCCGGCGCGACGCGATCGTCGTTAATCACGCGCAGATCGCGGAAGCCCATCTGTTGCGGGTCGTGGTAGTCGCCGAATGAAAACGAGTGGCGGCTGTCGAGCCAATCGAGGTGGGTCCTTCCCCGTTCCGGAGCTTTGCGAATAGCAATCATCGGATTCCGTTCTTTCCGCCGGCGAAATCGTTCTAATTTTTCCGCCGTCGATTCGATGTTGAGAAACCGCGCCAGGTTACGCGGAAGAGACGCTTCGAACAGAAGTTCGTTGCGCAAGCCCGGCGCAAGCGCCAAAAGAAAAGGCCGGAGAGCATCGCGCCCTCCGGCCTTTCAATCTAATCACTCTGTCGAGCTATTGCACGGCGGGCTTCAGCTTGAACTTTATCGGCATATGCTTGATGCCGCCGACGAAGCTCGAGCGTAGCCGCTCGATGGGGCCGTTCAGCTCCGCGTATTCGAGGCGCTCCATGAGCTGGCGATAGATCACCTCGAGCTCGAGGCGCGCGAGGTTGGCGCCGAGGCAGAAGTGCTCGCCGATGCCGAACGCGACATGCGGATTGGGCGTGCGGCCGACGTCGAACTTGAATGAATCTTCGAATACTTCCTCGTCGCGATTCGCTGACGGATAGAAGAGGCAGAGTGATTCGCCGGCACGGATTTTCTGGCCGCGGATCTCGGTGTCTTCGGTGGCAGTGCGGGTGAACTGGATGACCGGCGAAGTCCATCGCACGATCTCTTCGACCGCGGTTTTGATCAGCGACGGATCCTTCTGGAGGCGGCGGAACTGCTCGGGATTTTCGATCAGCGCCTGCAGGCCTCCGGTCGTCGCGTTGCGCGTCGTTTCGTTGCCGGCGACGACGAGCAGCAGGTAGTACGAGAGCATCTCGAATTGCGGCATCGGACCGCCGTTCACCGTGGAGTTGGCGACGATGCTGGTGATGTCGTTGGTCGGATTCTTGATGCGCTTGTTCACCATCTCGGTGAAATAGTTGAAAAGCTCCATCCGCGCCTGGTCGAAGGTCTCGTCCTGCGAGCCGCCCTCCTGGAACTCAGGGTCGCCGCCGCCGATAACCTGGTTGGTCCAGCGGAACAGCCGGTCCC contains:
- a CDS encoding cytochrome P450, coding for MQTQEHQFSPSNINIIGPDHYAKNGYPHAEWAYLRRHKPVFWCEWPHTDPFWAITKHADIVQISKQPKLFINSKRLLVFVPDQPSDEEPVPPFRHLLNMDPPEHGDYRTIVSRRFTPRAVRELQPEIERVTREVLDKLVGRTECDFVIDISSKIPLAVIAELLGVPHQDWDRLFRWTNQVIGGGDPEFQEGGSQDETFDQARMELFNYFTEMVNKRIKNPTNDITSIVANSTVNGGPMPQFEMLSYYLLLVVAGNETTRNATTGGLQALIENPEQFRRLQKDPSLIKTAVEEIVRWTSPVIQFTRTATEDTEIRGQKIRAGESLCLFYPSANRDEEVFEDSFKFDVGRTPNPHVAFGIGEHFCLGANLARLELEVIYRQLMERLEYAELNGPIERLRSSFVGGIKHMPIKFKLKPAVQ
- a CDS encoding pirin family protein encodes the protein MIAIRKAPERGRTHLDWLDSRHSFSFGDYHDPQQMGFRDLRVINDDRVAPAGGFATHGHRDMEIVTYVLDGELQHRDSLGNGSVIRPGEVQRMSAGTGIMHSEFNPSRDKPVHFLQIWILPEKAGLKPGYEQRSFDHDSSRGKFIELASRDAHGNELTVHQDVEISVATLAAGESVAKQIKPGRFGWLQVARGAVRLGDSRLGEGDGAAISDESGLELKALEPAELLFFDLR